A segment of the Candidatus Sumerlaea chitinivorans genome:
GCGCAAGTGGGCAAGCGCGCGTATGCCGGGCAGAAGATAGCGCGGGTGACTGGAAACGTAATCGCCGGTGAGGAGCACGAGATCGGGCCGCAATCGGTTCACAAGGTGGACTGTTTCGAGGATCAACTCTGTGGAGACCCATGGCCCGTGGTGGAGGTCCGTCAGATGAGCGATCCGCAGGCCGGTAAGGCTATGAGGTAAATCCTCGATCTGGACTCTGAAGTGTCGAACAAGAAGGCGGTGGTGGCCAAGAAACGTTCTTCGCAGCTTCCTCCCAACTTGAGTGAGGCGGCCAAAAGTTGAAGAGCCGGGCTGCATTTGCGAGGTCAAGTCTCCTACTTTCGTGGCGGATCTACATAACTTCTCGCTCAAACAGGGCGATTGGATCGGGTTCCCGTCTGAAGCAAAGTCAGTACCGTACTCGACGTCACCTACAGTAATTGGCATGGTATTTCTTGATTCTGGAACCAATCTGTCTTCCATCCACCTCTCGTTGTCCCTCGTGGATCCCCGTTTTTTAGCACCGACCCACTTCGCGATACTTTTGGAGACAACCCACCGACTTCTGTTTGCGAGCAAAAGCTGTACCGAGTAGGCGATTTATAGGCCGCGGTTGACACACCTTTCCCAGCAGATTCTTTGTTTTACCTCTGTTTCGTATGTTTGTGCTGGACCACTCCCCAACTTGTGCCCAGACTGTAGCTCATGTCTGTGTTACGAAAAGATCCACTGAGCTACGGATGGGTTATCTTTGCGGAAGAGACTTATCAGCGGCCAACGGCGCCGTGTCCAGTCGGTGAGGACCTTGCCCCCGCTGACTGTCCATTTTGTGAAGGCAATGAGGACCGAACGCCACCCGAAATCCGTGCGATTCGCCCTATCGACAGCAAACCCAACTCCCGCGGGTGGCAAGTGCGAACCATTCCAAACCAGTTTGCAGTCCTGCGCATCGAAGGAAACTTAGAGCGTCGGGGGGAAGGCTTGTACGACATGATGAATGGCGTGGGGGCGCACGAGGTCATCGTCGAGACCCCGGACCACTACGGCCGAATGTCTCAGTTTGATACAGCTAAGCTGCGCGACGTCCTGTGGATGTACCGAGAGCGAGTTCAGGACCTGCTCAAGGACAAGCGGTTCCGATACATTCAGGTGTTCCGGAACTACGGCGTGCGGGCGGGGGCACGGCTCCACCATCCTCATTCGCAGGTCATCGCTTTGCCAGTCCTGCCCCGCTGGGTGCGCGACGAGATTCAGCATGCCTTTGAGTACTGGGGAATTAAGGAACGGTGCATTTTTTGCGATATTCTTGAGCAGGATAGGAAAGGAAAACGTCTTGTTTACGAAAACGATGATTTCATCGTCACAGAACCGTTTGCCTCGCGCATGCCGTTTGAGACGTGGATCTATCCGCGCGTGCACCAGTCGGAATTTCACGAGCTGGCGGACTCGGCGCTCGATTCATTAGCTGATGCCCTCCGTATTACGTTACTAACGCTCGAGCAAGCTTTAGGGGATCCTCACTATAATTTGATTTTTCATTCCGCCCCCTGCCAACCGGAGAAACAGTACAATACCCGGCGAGCCCAGATCTGCGATTATTATCATTGGCACATTGAGATTATCCCTCGGGTCACCGAGTTGGCAGGCTTCGAGTACGGGACGGGCTTCTATGTGAATTCGGTGTTTCCTGAAAAAGCCGCAGCCCAATTGCGGGATCATATCTCGAAACTGATTGGTGGGTCACCCCTGCGTTAGCATCAGGTGGTAAGCCAAACATAAGCTAAGGTTGGGGTGATGGTTACTCCCAACGCTGAAGAATACGTGTTGGCCCTGAGGTAAAAAACTGATAAACATAGGTTTTAGCCAGAGAGCAACCCCGTTTGACTGCCAATGTGACGGGGAATAAATTCGGTAGTTGATTGCCTATCCATTCTGTGCTGAGCAACGACCACAGCGGTGGGGAGGCAGATTCGTGCGCAACACGATGCCGAAGAGAGGTGGCGATATGGGTTGGCTAAGTCGCGTAGTATGCGTTGCAGTGGCAGTCAGCCTACTCGGTGGCTGTCGTTCGGAAAAATCCCCCGAACCACAGGGGGCTGCGGAAAATGGGAGCCTTCGCACCGCTCCGACCGCCCAGGTGACACCGCGGGTTTCCCGTGGAGAGGACACCACATCTGCAACTCAAGCCGCCGCCGGAGAGTCAACGATCCCAGCCTCGCAGCCAGCGCCAGTAAATCAGCCAAGCACAGCAACTCTTTTGGCGCGGGTGACTCGGAATGCGCTGGCGGATTCGCTGAGTTCCTATTTGCGTAGCCAGTCCACCTCTCCTGTCGCGTGGCAGCCATGGGGAGCAGACGTTTTTGAGATCGCGGAAAAACTAAACCGTCCTGTGCTCCTTTCGATCGGCGTGAGTTGGTCCGATCTTGTCCGTAGCCATGATGAAACGGTTTTTGGCTCCTCAGAGGTAGCTGCACTCATCTCCGAGCATTTTATTGCGGTGAAGGTGGACGCAGATGAGCGCCCCGAGATCGCAGAGCGCTATCTTAGCGCGCATCAACTTATCCACCCCGAAAATGGCGAGTGGCCCGTGATTGCGTTTTTGCTGGAAGACGGACGCCCCTTTGAGAGTGTCTCGGCGGCGCCCTCAGCTGCGGCGACGGATCCCGCAACTTTTGCCGCCATCCTGCGACAAGTCGTCGATCTGTACTCGAACAAGCGGGAGACGCTTGTCCAGCAAGCGAACCGTATTGAAAAGGCATTGGCTGCGCAGGCACCCGATCCCGCCCGTGTCCGCCCGTTAGATGCTCAGCTTGCGGCTGAGGTGTGCGCTCGGATTCGAGAGAATCTGGGAGTCAAACAGACTGGCGAGACCTATTCTCGGCCGAAACCATGGGCCATTTTAGCGCTGTTACACGCTGTGAGTGACGGGCTTGACGGCCCGGAGACAACGAAACCGGCGGCATCCAACGAATCGAACCTTTCGGTCGCGACCAAGTTGCTCACCAATTATTATCGTAGCTCCTTGCGCGACCCCGTGTTGGGCGGATTTTTCACCGGAGCCTTAGACGCTGACTTCCGCGAACCTATGACAGCGAAATTGTTGCCTGATCAGGCGGCAATGCTTCGAGCATTTTCCACTGCCTACGCCGCTACAGGTCGGCGGGTGTTTCGGGATGCCGGTTTAGAGATCTTGCGCTACATGCGCGATTCGCTGGAACGCGAGGGAGGCGGCTTTTATTCCGCCCAAGAGGCGGAACCTCGGGGGCAGGCCTCATCCTACTATACGTGGTCAGCAGCCGAGATCCGGCAAGTTGTCGGTCCGGGACGCGATGTGGATGTCTTTATGAAGTATTTCAATGTCGTCACTGATCCGCCAACCCAGCGCTGTTTTTTGCGACCCAGCCGTTCGCTTGAGAGTGTCGCAAATGAATTTAAGATCACCTACGATGAAGCGCAGCAAGCGCTGGATCGTGTGCGAGCGAAACTCAGAGAGGCTCGCCTTGCGCAAGAAACCTTCCCTCGCTTCAACAAG
Coding sequences within it:
- a CDS encoding Galactose-1-phosphate uridylyltransferase, producing MSVLRKDPLSYGWVIFAEETYQRPTAPCPVGEDLAPADCPFCEGNEDRTPPEIRAIRPIDSKPNSRGWQVRTIPNQFAVLRIEGNLERRGEGLYDMMNGVGAHEVIVETPDHYGRMSQFDTAKLRDVLWMYRERVQDLLKDKRFRYIQVFRNYGVRAGARLHHPHSQVIALPVLPRWVRDEIQHAFEYWGIKERCIFCDILEQDRKGKRLVYENDDFIVTEPFASRMPFETWIYPRVHQSEFHELADSALDSLADALRITLLTLEQALGDPHYNLIFHSAPCQPEKQYNTRRAQICDYYHWHIEIIPRVTELAGFEYGTGFYVNSVFPEKAAAQLRDHISKLIGGSPLR
- a CDS encoding Thymidylate kinase, giving the protein MTRNALADSLSSYLRSQSTSPVAWQPWGADVFEIAEKLNRPVLLSIGVSWSDLVRSHDETVFGSSEVAALISEHFIAVKVDADERPEIAERYLSAHQLIHPENGEWPVIAFLLEDGRPFESVSAAPSAAATDPATFAAILRQVVDLYSNKRETLVQQANRIEKALAAQAPDPARVRPLDAQLAAEVCARIRENLGVKQTGETYSRPKPWAILALLHAVSDGLDGPETTKPAASNESNLSVATKLLTNYYRSSLRDPVLGGFFTGALDADFREPMTAKLLPDQAAMLRAFSTAYAATGRRVFRDAGLEILRYMRDSLEREGGGFYSAQEAEPRGQASSYYTWSAAEIRQVVGPGRDVDVFMKYFNVVTDPPTQRCFLRPSRSLESVANEFKITYDEAQQALDRVRAKLREARLAQETFPRFNKSIVTSWNALAVSAYLDAYRFLGDEKAREFALLTMDWILDKLISETEGAAHYYAREKRELYGLLEDQVAVAQALLDCFRVSGKHEYLETAESIMTFIEANYADEQTGLYRDQPKTAAAEGLLRIPRYYVFDTRIPSPNAQSAMIWLQLSWLTGKKEYMDRAQRLIRAVAGQENFWGDNSSQYAEALLLAVYGAPKVVVVGKEDDAALAQLRDAAMKAFRVGSVIETLSPEKAQQTDYLPARDLKPVAYVCTPESCAPPVQDPKKLKPLVESFGKSLRVPAEKRTSSVPSERP